Within the Verrucomicrobiota bacterium genome, the region GAATTTTGCCTGGGGCTGCGTTGCTCCTCGGTCACAGCCCCACTGGCGGGGGATGCTCGCTCGTCGCGCCTTGCCCCAGGCCAAATTGGGCGCAACGAACGTGAGCGTATTTACGAAACGGACCACTTAGCCGGCCAGCGCACAAAGCCGGCTAAAGCCGCGACTACATGCGGGCTGCGCGCTTCCGTCCGTCGCCAAAATGAGAGTTGCTGAATTGCCGGAAACGCTTCCGAGCATCCACGAAGTCCAGGAAACATGGATTGGGACGGGGCTTTGACCTCAATCTCCATCCTGCTAACCTCGCCCGGCATTTGGACATGACCGATTCCGAAACGTCAGCAGGATTAACCTCGCGCACGCACTCGCTTGGCGGCGGTGGCCCGTACGCTCTGATGCGCAACAGGAATTTTGCTCTCTACCTCATCAGCCGCTTCGTCGCGTCGCTCGGCCAACAAATGCTCACCGTCGCGGTCGGTTGGGAGATCTATGAACGAACCCACTCCGCGCTGGCGTTGGGGTTGGTGGGCCTCACGCAGATGGCGCCGATGATCCTCTGTACGTTGCCGGCCGGTCACGTGGCCGATAATTACCAGCGCAAACGGATCATTCTTTGGATGACCGTCGCCGCCGCCGCCGCGAGCCTGGGCTTGACCGCGGTCTCGGTGTTACACGCGCATGTGTCGCTGATTTATCTTTGCCTCCTGGTGGCCGGAACCGCGCGGACATTCCTGTGGCCGGCGAGCGCTGCCTTTATGCCCTCGCTTGTGCCACGCCCTATCTTCGCCCGAGCCGTCACGTGGAACACGGGGAGTTTTCATCTGTCTTCGGTGCTCGGACCTGCGGCGGGCGGAGGACTGATCGCGGTGACGCAGAGCGCGACAATCGTTTATGCCCTCAACGCTATCGCGCTGGTCGTGTGCTTCATGCTCATTTCTGCGGTCCGCAGCAATCAAGCCGCGCCAACCAAAGAGAAGATGACGCGCGCCAACCTGATCGCAGGGTTCAAGTTCGTCATCGCAAGCCAGGTTATTCTGGGCACGATCACGCTCGACATGTTTGCCGTGCTTTTGGGCGGGGCGACGGCGCTGCTCCCGGTGTATGCGAAAGACATCTTGCGCGCCGGTCCGACGGGACTTGGGTTGCTGCAGGCGGCCTTGCCCATTGGCGCGCTGATTACGGCATTCATCCTGGCTCATCGTCCGCCGCTGCAAAAGGCCGGCCGGGCGCTGTTGTGGTCCGTCGCGGGCTTCGGAGTCGCGACCATCGCCTTCGGCTTTTCCACATCCTTTTGGTTTTCGTTCCTGATGCTGATGCTGTGCGGGGCGCTCGACAACGTCAGCGTCGTGGTGCGCCACACGCTGGTGCAAATTCTGACACCGGACGAAAAGCGCGGGCGAGTCTCGGCGGTGAACAGTCTATTCATCGGCACCTCCAATGAGCTGGGCGGTTTCGAGTCCGGTTTTGTCGCGCATCTGGTCAATCCCGTTTTCTCGGTTGTCTCCGGAGGCGTCGGGACGATTCTCGTGGTCATCGCCACCGCGCTCGTCTGGCCGGCGATTCGAAAATACGGGAGACTGGAGTGACACGGGAAAGCGAGGAACGGAATAGGACTCCCGGCAGGCGGGTCCGTCCCGGCGAGCCGAGTCCGACGTATTGGGAACACGTGGGAGGCGGCTCGCTGGGGACAGGCTCGCCCTACCGAAGTCAAACTAAGGATTGCTGGTTCGCTCGTCTCCTCAGAGCGGACTCTTGACAAGCCGCCCGGTTTTGGAGGACCACACTGCCTATGCAAATCCGCCCTGCCACCCCGGACGACCTGGCCGGCATTCTTGAGATTTACAACGAGGCCGTTCTCAACACGACCGCGACCTACGACTACGAACCGCGCACCATGGAGCATCGGCGGACCTGGTTTGAAGACCACGTGAAAACTAATTACCCGGTGTTCGTCGCCGCGGATCCGGCGGGCCGCGTCGTGGGCTGGAGTTCGATCAGCCGGTACCACGACCGCATGGGATACCGGTTCACCTGCGAGAATTCCGTCTATGTCGCCGCGGATCGCCGGGGACAAGGGATTGGCAAGCTTCTGATGCCGCCCTTGATTGAGGCCGCCCGGGAACGGAAATTCCGGGCCATCATTGCGGCCATCGATGCGGCAAACCCGGTCAGCCTTGGGCTCCATGCGGCATTTGGGTTCGTGCAAGTCGGCCACTTCAGACAAGTAGGCTTCAAGTTCGGCCGCTGGCTGGACGTGGTGTACATGGAACTGCTTTTGCCATGAAACTCTCTCTCGAACTCGCAGCGGCCACTCCGCCGGAATGGATTCAAACGGTGCTCGCCGATTTTCCGGCCTTTCTCCAGGACCACGCGGATTGCGAACGCAAAGCCTCCGCCATGGCCATGAGTTTCGTCGCGAAGTATCCGGACCGCGTCGAAATCATTCCGGAATTAATAGAGACCGGCATCGAGGAACTGGAACATTTTCATCAGGTTTATGCCCACATGGCCAGGCGCGGCATTCGTCTGGCCAAGGAAATGACTCAAGACCCGTACATCAAAGCGCTGATGGATCTGTGCCGCACCGATCCGCTGCATCGCTTCCTCGACCGGCTTTTGCTCGCGTCGATCATCGAATGCCGGGGCGCCGAGCGGTTTCGCCTCATCTGGGCGGCGCTGGACCACGATCGGGAATTGAAAGAATTCTATCAGCATCTCTGGACCTCCGAGGCCAAGCACGGAAATATTTTCGTCAAGATGGCGCTTCAATATTTTCCTGACGACAAGGTGTACAGCCGCTTAAACGAGTTGAATGAAGCGGAAGGAAAGATTGTTTTGGGGCTGAAACTCCGCCCGGCGTTGCACTGATCGGCGGTTTGCTTTTTCTTCCTCAGGCCGCATTATCTGCGAAGCGAGTTATGCAAAACTTTTCTCCTGTCCGGAACGGCCTTGGAATTGCCTTTGCGAAGGCAGCAGTTCTTCTGAGTTTAGCCGAGAGCGTCGCAGGCCAGACCCAGCTTCCCAACAAGGCCCCGACCCAAACTCCTTTTCAGAACCCGTCCCAGGCGCCCTTCCAGACGCCGACACCCGCGCAGCCCGAAGGCCGGTTCGCCAGCGTGAACGGCATGCAAATGTACTTCGAGGTTTATGGTGAAGGCCGGCCGCTTGTCCTGCTCCACGGATTCAAGGCGTCCAGCCAGATTTGGAAGCCGATCATTCTGGATTTCGCCAAGCAGCATCGCGTCATTGTGCCGGACCTTCGCGGGCACGGGCGTTCAACGAATCCCACGAAACAATTCACCCATCGGCAGGCTGCGCTGGACGTTTTCGGGCTTCTGGATTTGCTCAAGATCGACCGCTTCAACGCCATCGGGATCAGCAGCGGTGGAATGGCCTTGCTGCACATGGCGACGCAGAGACCGGAGCGGATCGAGGCCATGATCTTGATCGGCGCGACGGCGTATTTTCCGGAGGAATCCCGCGCGATCATGGGGCAAACCACCATCGAATCCATGACGCCCGAAGAATGGCAGAAGGCGCGGGAAATCCACAAACACGGCGATGAACAAATCCGCGATCTCGTCCGCCAGTTTCAGGCGTTGAAGGATAGTTACGACGATATGAATTTCACCCCGCCGTTTCTGTCGAAGATTCGCGCCTCGACGCTGATCATTCACGGCGACCGCGACCCGTTTTTCCCGGTGCAAATGGCTCTGGAGATGTATCGCGCGATGCCGCACGCGTATCTCTGGGTTGTCCCGAATGGCGGGCACGTGCCGGTGTTCGCCGATCCAGCGTCGTTCGTCAAAACGACGATGGAATTTCTGCAAGTCGGCGGATCGAGAGAGAATGTGCCGGCGCCGGTCCCCAAGCCGGGAAGCGGACGTTAAGCGCGTGTTTTGAAAATGGGTGGAGCGGGCTACCAGCCCGTTTTCGGCGGCAACTTGCCGCCGAACATTGCGGCAGGCTGGTAGCCTGCCGCAACAGGCCAGTGGCCTGTTCCACCCAAAAGGCATTTTCAAAACGCGCTCTAAGCGCGGCAAGCGGCCGAAGAGTGGTCAGTGATCAGTAATCAGTAATCAGTAATCGGTGATCAAATCCAGAGACATCTCCAATGCACGTGCGTTGATCTACGACGGGAAATTGGACGAGGCCTCGACGTTGCTGCGCGGGTGCCTCCAAAGCGATCCTGCCAACGCCGAGGTTTGGTTCCTCATGGCTCAGGTCGCCCGGCTGGCAGGGGATCCGAACATGGCTCTGGAATTGATCGGCACGGCTCTGGGACGCCAGCCGCGCAAGTCGGAATTCCTGATCGAAAAAGGCATGATTCTCATCGCGCTGGGCCGCGGGGCGGAAGCGCGCGCCATTTGCGAGCGAGGATTCGATTTTGACAAACTGAATTGCGAGAGCCACGCCGCGCTGGGACGGTATCACCTCGCGCAGGGACAACCAGACTCTGCTGTGCGTCATTTGCGCGCCGCGATCCAGCTTCAACCGCGCGTCGCCGAGACGCACAGTCTCCTCGGCCACGTGCTCATGGATGCCGGGCATGGGGCGGAGGCGGAGGCGAGCCTTCAAGCCTGCTTGAAGCTGGAACCGAATCACGTGCGCGCGCTTTGGGGATTGGGCAATCTGTACCGGCAACGCGCGCGCACTGGCGAGGCGATCGAGGCGTACCAACGCGCGCTCGCGCTCAAACCGAACGAGCCGTCCATCCTGAGCAACCTCGGCAACACCTGGCTCGATCTGGGCGAACACGAACAGGCCATCGCGTGTTATGTCCAGTCGCTGCGGCTCTCTCCCCATTCGCCGGTCACGCACAGCAATTTGATCGTGGCGCTTCATTATGCTTCCGGCGTGAATCGGACGCAGATTGCGGCGGCGCATCGGGAGTGGGCTCAACGCCACGCCCGCAATGTTCCCCGACTCGGCCAGCGCCCAAAACGGCTGCCCTCGGTGGAGCAAAAACTCAGGCTGGGCCTTGTCTCAGCAGATTTTCGGCAGCATCCCGTTGGCCGCGTCGCTGAAGTGCTGTGCCGTTATTTGGACTCCGCACGATTCGATTTGTTCGTTTACGACAATGGCACGCGCGCCGATGCGACTACAGTCACCCTCCAATCTCTGGTTTCGCGCTGGCGGAAGATCGCGCACCTCGCGGATGACGCCGCCGCCAAACTGATCTTCGACGATCAGATTGACATCCTGGTGGACCTTTCCGGACACACCGGCGGCCACAGGCTCCTGGTGTTTGCGAGGCAACCGGCGCCCTTGCAGATCACGATGTTCGCCTATCCGAACACGACGGGGTTGGACACGATGCAGTATCGAATCACGGATTTGGATTCCGATCCTCCCGGAATGACCGAAGCGCTTCACACGGAGAAGCTGGTGCGGCTTCACAAAATTGCCTGGGCCTGCGCGCCGCCGAGTGATTCGCCGACACCGGAAGCCACTGCCAACCAAGAGCCGACGTTCACGTTCGGTTGCCTGAACAATCCCAGCAAAATCAGCGCGGCCTGCGCGCAGGTTTGGAGCGAGATCCTCAAGGCCTGTCCGGCGTCGCGGTTGATGTTGCTCGTGAGAAACGATCCGGAACACGAACGGCGCTTGTTGGCGAAATTCGGGAAATGGGGCGTCCAGCCGCAGCAACTGCGCTTTGTCCCGCAGACGTCGCAGGCGGGCTATCTGGGGTATCACCAATCGATCGATGTGATGCTGGATCCGTTTCCTTACAACGGCGGCGTCACGACCTGGGATGCGCTTTGGATGGGAGTGCCGGTGCTGACGCTGGCGGGCGACAGCTATGTGTCGCGACAAGGAGTCGGCATTTTGAAGCATGCGGGCCTGAATGAGTTTGTCGCGCCTTCACCCCGTGAATTGGTTGAGCGAGCGGTTGCGATGGGGAGCGCCGGCAAATTGAGCGCGTCGCGCCGCGACGAGATTCGCGCCCGGATGCACCGCTCCACCTTGATGGACTACGCGGGCTACGGAAAGGAATTGAGCCAAACGCTGCTGAGGCTCTGGGAGGCACAGGCTGGCGGAGAATCTCAAATTTAGGATTCAAATTTCCCCCTTTCGCCGCCCTCGGTTTCCTGCTCAACTCCGGGGGCGCCTATGAAAAGAAGAACCTTTCTCAAAATCAGTGTCGGCACGGCTATGACCTTTTCCCTTTCTCCGATTCCCGTCCTTCGGGCGGACGAACCGGAGGAACTGTTCAAGATTTCCCTGGCGGAGTGGTCGCTGAACAAGACTCTCCGGGCGGGGAAGATGACAAACCTGGATTTTCCCCGCATGGCAAAACGCGAGTTCGAGATCGATTGCATCGAGTTCGTCGATCAATTCTTCCAGGACAAGGCGAAGGACATGGCCTACCTCCGCGAGTTGAAGGACCGCGCCGAAAGCGAAGGCGTCGCCATGGGCCTGATCATGCTGGACACAACCGGCGATCTCGGTGCGGCTGACAAACCGGCCCGCGACAAAGCCGTCGCGAAAACCTTCGAGTGGATCGACGCCGCAAAATTCCTGGGCTGCCGGATGATCCGGATCAATGCGCGCGGACCGCAAAACGCGGACGACTTGCGGGCGCGGGTCGCTGAGAGCGGCGCGCGGCTGGCGGATTACGCGGCCGAACGCGGTCTCAGCGTCGGCATCGAGAACCACGGCGGTTTGTCCTCGGATCCGGAGTGGCTGGTCTCCGTCATCAAAGCCGTGAACAAACCCAACTTCGGAATCCTGCCCGACTTTGGAAACTTTCCGGAGTCTGTTGATCGCTACGACGCGGTCGAGGCCTTCATGCCCTACGCCAAGGGCGTGAGCGCCAAGACGTCACGGTTTACGCCTGACGGCCTGGAACAAGAGACGGATTACTTTCGCATGATGCGCCTCGTGCGCGACGGAGGCTATCACGGATACGTCGGTGTTGAATCCGGTGCTCAGACTCAGGATGGCGAGGCCGATGCGATCCGCAAAACCCGCGATTTACTCAAGCGCGTGCGCCAAGAGCAGGCGCGCGTGAAACCGATTTTCAATGGCAAGAACCTCGATGGCTGGACGAAGATTGAGGGGGGCGAATGGTCGATCGAGGAAGGGGCGCTGGTGGGCCGTCAGGGCCGAAACTGGTCCACGAACCCCGAGAAGAGTGGGTCCTGGCTCAGCACGGCCAGGGAATACACCGATTTCCGCCTTGAACTTCAATTCACCATCGCCAAAGGCACCAACAGCGGAATCCTGTTCCGATCCTCGCACGAGAAGAATCCATCCTTCACCGGCTACGAAATGCAAATCCACGATTCCCCGGGGCGACCGCCATCGAAGAACGGTCCCTGCTCGATCTATGCCGTCGTCGCTCCCACGAAAAACGCCATTCGTCCTGCTGGCCAGTGGAACACCGTCACGATCGTCGCTCAGGGACCGAAGATCGTGATTGAAGTGAACGGGGAACGGACGATTGACACGGAACTGCAACGGTCGATGCGCGGGTACATCGGCTTGCAGAACCACGACGACCGCTCCGAAGTGAGATTCCGCAATATTCGGCTCCAGGAGTTGTGATTGACCCTGGAGACCGGCGCCCATCTTCACACGGAGTGGAACCGCGGATAACACGGATGGGCGCGGATCAAGCACTTCCCACGGAACTGGTTCATCCGCGGAATCCGCGTGATCCGCGGTTCCCGGTTTTCCGGTCTCAGGCAAAGCTCGCCAAGGCCACGAAGAGCAGGTGTCGAACAGGCGATGAGAGCGCTCACCTTGAATCACTTCGGATAGCTCAACCGCTCCCGGTCCGACTGGCTAGTGATGTGTCTCACCCGAAACGCGTTCTCTGTGGCTAATCAACTGCCGTTTTCGCGGGTCGGAGGCGCAACTCAAATCTGGGCGAAGTGTAGTTTCGCCCAATTCACCACTTTCTCCACCATCACGGCGCTGAATTCCCCGGCGAAGACGTGATTGGAGCCTTTGATCTCAGTGAGTTCAACCGGATCGTTGGCTTTGCGAAAGATGTCGTGGGAATCCTGGATCGGAACCACGTCGTCCTCGGTCCCATGGACGAGCAACCACGGCACCTTGATTTGAGGCGCCCGGTCGGCCACCGAATTGATCTGCGCCATGTCCTCCATGTAAGCGCGCGAGAGCGGGCAAGCCGGTTCGTCCCACATGGATCCTTCTCCGGGTTTCACGCCGCCAAATTCGCGGTCTGCAAACGCCTTCGTGTGAACCATCCCTGCCAGAGAAATCAGGAGGCGGATCCGGTGGTCCTGGCTGGCGCGGAGAACTCCGACCGCGCCGCCCATGCTGTGCCCGGCGTAACAAATCTTCCGGTCCGAAAGGATATCTAGAACCGAACCGAGATCGGAGACTTCCTTCGAAACGGTGGAGTCCGTGAACTTGCCCCCCGACGCCCCGTTGCCGGAAAAGGAAATCCGAAGAGCCGGAACGCCCGCCTGGCTCAATCCTTCCGCCAGCGCGACGACAAAGGGTCGATCCTTGTTGCCGGTGACGCCGTGGCCGATCACGACCAGATCTTTGGAATTCGTTTTGCCGGGATGAAACGTGTAATCGATCCGCTCGCCTTGCGCATTTCTGATTTCACCAAACATAACTTTATAAGCTAAGACTTGGCGTTCATAGCGGCTCCTGGGTCGATCAGCAAATCAGAAATCACGCGACGCGCGCGCCGCTGAGTTTTTGTGTCGCCAATTCAATTTCACCTGCTTTGATTGATCCCCAGCTTTTCACATGAAAACGACTCGTTGCTTTCCGTTGTTTGCCACCATGACGCTGCTGCTCCTGCCCAGTCCAGCGCAGAGCGCCGAATTCAAGTTCCCCGGGCACACCTTCACCTTGCCGGACGGCTTCACGATGGAACACGTGGCCGGCCCGCCTTTGGTGAATCGGCCCATCGAGGCGGACTTCGACGAACAGGGACGCCTTTACGTTTCCGATTCCTCAGGGTCTAACGACAAGCCTGACAAGCAACTTCAGGAGAAACCGCATCGCCTCGTTCGGTTGGAAGACACGGACGGCGACGGGAAGTATGACCAGAGCGTCGTCTTCGCGGACAAGCTGATGTTCCCCGAAGGCGTGCTCTGGCACGACGGCGCGGTCTATTGCAGCGCGCCGCCCTCCATCTGGAAGATCGAGGACACGAACGGCGACGGCGTGGCGGATCGACGCACGGAATGGCACGAAGGGAAAACGTTGACCGGCTGCGCGAATGATTTGCACGGCCCTTATTTGGGGCCGGACGGCTGGATTTACTGGTGCAAAGGCGCGTTCGCCAAGCAAACCTACGAACGTCCGGGCCGCCCGACCATCTCGGACTCCGCGTCCCACATGTTTCGTTGCCGGCCCGATCACTCCGAATTCGAGTCCGTCATGAGCGGCGGGATGGACAACCCCGTCGCGGTTGTTTTCTCCCCGGAAGGCGAGCCGTTCTTCACGACAACGTTCTTCGTCCACCCCGAAGCCGGAAGACGGGACGCGATCGTCCACAGCATTTACGGCGCGGTTTATCCGAAAACCCACGGCGTGCTCGACGGACTCAAACGCACGGGTGATCTGCTCCCGCCGCTGACCCACCTGGGCCCGGCCGTGCCGTGCGGCCTCGTCCGGTATGCGTCGCGCGCTTTTGGAGACGATTACGAGAACAACCTGTTTTCCTGCCAGTTCAATTTACGGAAAGTCCAACGCCACATTCTCGAACCCTCCGGCGCGACTTTCCGCAGCCGTGACATTGACTTCCTGGTTTCCGATAATCCGGATTTCCATCCCACAGACGTGTTGGAGGACGCGGATGGCAGCTTGCTCGTGCTGGACACAGGCGGCTGGTACAAGATTTGTTGCCCGACATCGCAATTGCCCAAGCCCGACGTGCTCGGCGCCGTGTATCGCATTCGGAAGGCGGGCGCGCCCAAAATCCCGGACCCGCGCGGCCTGAAGATCGCCTGGGCGAAATACAAACCGAAGAACCTCGCCGGATTGCTCGGTGATTCCCGGCCTGCGGTCCGGAATCGGGCGATTGCTCAGCTCGGCAAGCAAGGCCAGGAATCCGTGACCGTGCTCAAGCAAGTGGTGCAAGCGGGCGCGCGCGCGGCAGCCACATCCGCCACCGGCGCGAGGCGTTTCACGGGGAAGTTCGTCGTGCCCGTGTTTTCGGTTGAAGCCCGGCGCAATGCCGTCTGGGCGCTCACGCGCATCGATGGACCCGGTGCGCGCGAAGCCGTGCGCGTCGCGCTGGCCGATTCTGACGCGAGCGCGCGGCAAGTTGCGGTCAATTCGGCCGGCTTGCGGCGCGACGCCGGCGCGACGCCGCAACTTCTGGAAACGTTGAGAACGGGAACACCGCACTTGCAGCGCAACGCCGCTGCGGCGCTGGGACGCATCGGAGACAAATCCGCGGTTCCCGCTTTGTTCGCTGCCGTGGAAGACGTGGCGCGGCAAGGTCTGGCGAACCCTAAACAAACGCCCGCCAATCTCGTCACCAACGAGGCATTTCGCGTCATGGAGCATTCGCTGATTTATGCTCTGATAGAAATCGGAGACAGCGCCGGTGTCCGGCAAGAGCTGGAAAAAGTAGGACAGCCTTCCAGGCTGTCTGCCGAGGCTGTTGGAGACTCAGCCAAAACGCCGACATCGAATTCCACTTCATCTTCGGGCGGACCTGGGGCAGGCAGGATGCCTGCCCTGCGGTTTGTGCAGCGCGCGGCGTTGATCGCCCTGGACCAGATCGACGGCGGCGGATTGACGGCGACTGACGTCTTGCCGCATCTCCATTCCAACGACCCCGTGCTCAAGCAGACGGCCTCGTGGATTGTCAGCCACCACTCGGATTGGGGAAAGGACCTGGCCGACTTTTTCCGCCAGCGGCTTGCGCAACCGAGCCTGCCTGCCGAGGAACTGAGCGAACTTCAGCAGCAACTGGGCGATTTCACGCGCAACGAGGCGATTCAACAGTTGATCGCGCAGATGTGCGCAGACCGCGCATCGCCCCTGGCCACGCGGCATCTGTTGCTGCGCGTCATGGCCAAGGCGCCCGTTCGGGAAATGCCGGCCGCCTGGCGCCCGCCCCTTCATCAATGCCTGGCCGATCCTCAAGAAGGCGTCTGGCGCGGCGCCGTGGCGGTGATTCGCGCTTTGCCGTTGGGCAAGACGAACACGACCGAATTTGTGGAGCCGCTCCTGCGTTTGGCGCACGACCAAAAGGCGCCGGCCGAAGTGAAGCTCGAAGCGTTGGCGGCGCTGCCCAACAATCCGATGCCACTGGACGTGGAGACGTTTGAATTCCTGTGCGGGTATCTCGACTCGGCCAGGCCTCCGTTGGATCGCACCACCGCCGCCACGGTTCTGGGCCGCATGAAACTCGACGACGCGCAGCTCATGAAATTGGCGGACTCTCTGCCATCCGTCGGACCCATGGAACTTTCCAAACTGATCGGCGCGTTTGAAAACAAGACGAACGAGACCGTCGGAGCAAAGTTTGTTTCCGTGCTCAAACACGCCAAAGGAGTCCGGGGCGCTCGCCCGGACGTCCTGAAACCGATCTTCGCGAAATTCGGCGCAACGGTGCAGGAGCAAGGCGATGAAATCCTCCGGGCGCTCAACGCCGATCTGGCCCAGCAACAAACCCGCATCACCCAACTTGTCAACGGCTTGCCGCGCGGAGACCGCGACCACGGACGGCGCGTGTTCGAGAGTCAGAAGACCGTTTGTTCGACGTGCCATCAGGTCGGCTATTTGGGCGGGCGGGTCGGGCCGGATTTGACGAAAATCGGTTCCGTGCGGACGGAACGCGATTTGATGGAGGCAATCCTCTATCCGAGCGCGAGCTTCGTGCGCAGCTATGAGCCGATGACGATTCGCACCAAGGACGGCGAGGAGTATTCGGGCGTCCTGCGCCAGGAAGGGGCGGACAGCATCGTGATCATCAGCGGCGCCAACGCTTCGCAGCGATTCGCGATGGCCGACGTGGCGGAGATGCGGCCCGGCACGCTTTCGATCATGCCGGAGGGGATCGATCAGCAATTGAACCAGCAAGAACTCGCGGACCTCGTGGCGTTCCTGAAGTCGCTGAAATAGTGGGCACGGACCGACTCTTCACCGTGCCTTCCTATGAACCCCGTAGGGCTGCGTTGCCGCGCAGCCGGTTTCTGTCGATGCGGCCGCGCCGCAGACCCTGGGATAGGCGACAGCTCGACTGGAGAACCGTAGCGCAGATTTTCAATCTGCCGTATCGCCGATTTCCAATCGGCAGGGCGCCAGCAAGTCCCAGCGGGCTCGGACTGGGAGACGCCCCGCAGAATACAATTCTGCGATACGGCAGAGTGCAACTCTGCGCTACGAGCTTCGTCGTCCATCCCGCGGACCAAGCAGTGATTGTCGATCCATCCGGGAGAAGGAGACCGCACATGGCAAGCCACCTCATTGATTTCATATCCCGATGAGTATTGTTGAGAGCCCAGCCCCAACCAGCGTGCTGCTGGTTTTCCGCGCAGACTACCCGTGGATTGAAGAGAGATAGCCTCCGGTCAACCATCGGGTGATGACCCCAGAACACCGCGAATCGCGTCCAAGAGCGAAGAAGAGGTGATGCCTGAGATCAAGTCAGATCAAAGCCCGCTCGCGGTCCGGGAGGACGCCGGGCGTGAGTCCTTGATCGAGTTGGAGAACCTGGCGCGAGTGATCGGCGCCTCACCGTGAGGTCGCCAGGCAAAGCCGGCGTGGCTGCAACCTACGGTGGGCTGCGTTGCCGCGCAGCCGCTTTTCAGTCGATGCGACGGCGCCGCGTATGTGTTTAGCAGAATCTCTCGACGTCAGAAACGCCAGGTGACGCCGCCGTGGATGCGGTAATCCGCGACGTTCTGGAGGCCGTTGTTGTCGATGCGCAGCGGGACATCGACGCCGGTGTTGGCGCTGAAGCGCTGGCCCCAGGTGAAGCTGATCTGCGGGCCGAGGTACCAGGCTGTCAGGCCCGTGTTGTTGGACTTGCTGCCGAGGAACTCGTCCCGCGCACGAGTCTCGAAGGCCGTGTTTGCCTGCAGGCTGAGCGTGAATTTCCGGTCCAGCCAAATGTAAGCGCCAGGCCCGCCCGAGATCATCAGCTCGTCCCCAAACTTGAAATCCGCTTCCCCTTCCATCCGCCAGTAGTATTGAAACAAACTGCTCCAGAACCAGCGATCCCAGCGCAGGTTCGCTGTCGCGCCGAAGATCGCGTCCAACGAACCGGACCCCGGCGCCAGATCATGCTCG harbors:
- a CDS encoding c-type cytochrome; this translates as MKTTRCFPLFATMTLLLLPSPAQSAEFKFPGHTFTLPDGFTMEHVAGPPLVNRPIEADFDEQGRLYVSDSSGSNDKPDKQLQEKPHRLVRLEDTDGDGKYDQSVVFADKLMFPEGVLWHDGAVYCSAPPSIWKIEDTNGDGVADRRTEWHEGKTLTGCANDLHGPYLGPDGWIYWCKGAFAKQTYERPGRPTISDSASHMFRCRPDHSEFESVMSGGMDNPVAVVFSPEGEPFFTTTFFVHPEAGRRDAIVHSIYGAVYPKTHGVLDGLKRTGDLLPPLTHLGPAVPCGLVRYASRAFGDDYENNLFSCQFNLRKVQRHILEPSGATFRSRDIDFLVSDNPDFHPTDVLEDADGSLLVLDTGGWYKICCPTSQLPKPDVLGAVYRIRKAGAPKIPDPRGLKIAWAKYKPKNLAGLLGDSRPAVRNRAIAQLGKQGQESVTVLKQVVQAGARAAATSATGARRFTGKFVVPVFSVEARRNAVWALTRIDGPGAREAVRVALADSDASARQVAVNSAGLRRDAGATPQLLETLRTGTPHLQRNAAAALGRIGDKSAVPALFAAVEDVARQGLANPKQTPANLVTNEAFRVMEHSLIYALIEIGDSAGVRQELEKVGQPSRLSAEAVGDSAKTPTSNSTSSSGGPGAGRMPALRFVQRAALIALDQIDGGGLTATDVLPHLHSNDPVLKQTASWIVSHHSDWGKDLADFFRQRLAQPSLPAEELSELQQQLGDFTRNEAIQQLIAQMCADRASPLATRHLLLRVMAKAPVREMPAAWRPPLHQCLADPQEGVWRGAVAVIRALPLGKTNTTEFVEPLLRLAHDQKAPAEVKLEALAALPNNPMPLDVETFEFLCGYLDSARPPLDRTTAATVLGRMKLDDAQLMKLADSLPSVGPMELSKLIGAFENKTNETVGAKFVSVLKHAKGVRGARPDVLKPIFAKFGATVQEQGDEILRALNADLAQQQTRITQLVNGLPRGDRDHGRRVFESQKTVCSTCHQVGYLGGRVGPDLTKIGSVRTERDLMEAILYPSASFVRSYEPMTIRTKDGEEYSGVLRQEGADSIVIISGANASQRFAMADVAEMRPGTLSIMPEGIDQQLNQQELADLVAFLKSLK